One stretch of Eggerthella lenta DSM 2243 DNA includes these proteins:
- the wecB gene encoding non-hydrolyzing UDP-N-acetylglucosamine 2-epimerase, translated as MKKVLLIFGTRPEAIKMCPLVKELKSRPSDFDVSVCVTGQHREMLDQVLRTFGIVPDYDLAVMKPGQTLFGVTCGVMLGIKSVLERELPDVALVHGDTTTSFAAALACFYLRIPVGHVEAGLRTRNLYSPWPEEFNRQAVDVLAEYYFAPTERSKRNLLDEGKPVGRIFVTGNTGIDALRTTVREGYHNEHLDWAQGSRLVLLTAHRRESLGEPMVRMFRAVRRVMEEHPDVKAVYPIHMNPEVRRAAHAELDGFDRLRIVEPLEVIDFHNFMAASHLVLTDSGGIQEEAPSLGKPVLVMRDTTERPEGVACGTLRLVGTDEERIYRAFTELLESDEAYETMSRASNPYGDGHASERIADVLGEKGAN; from the coding sequence ATGAAGAAGGTTCTGCTCATCTTCGGGACGCGCCCAGAAGCCATCAAGATGTGCCCCCTAGTTAAGGAACTAAAGTCGAGACCGTCCGACTTCGATGTTTCCGTGTGCGTCACGGGACAGCATCGTGAAATGCTCGATCAGGTGCTGCGCACATTCGGAATTGTTCCCGACTACGATCTCGCGGTGATGAAGCCGGGCCAGACGCTCTTTGGCGTAACGTGCGGCGTGATGCTCGGCATCAAGTCGGTTCTCGAGCGGGAGCTTCCAGACGTGGCGCTCGTCCATGGCGACACAACCACCTCGTTTGCTGCGGCGCTCGCGTGCTTCTACCTCCGCATCCCCGTCGGTCACGTCGAGGCAGGACTCCGAACGCGGAACCTATACTCTCCCTGGCCCGAGGAGTTCAACCGCCAGGCGGTTGACGTCCTTGCCGAATACTACTTCGCCCCAACTGAGAGATCGAAGCGCAACTTGCTCGACGAAGGTAAACCCGTAGGAAGGATTTTCGTGACGGGCAACACCGGCATCGATGCACTCCGAACAACAGTGCGCGAGGGCTATCATAATGAGCACCTCGACTGGGCGCAAGGATCCCGTCTCGTCCTCCTCACTGCGCATAGACGCGAGAGCCTGGGTGAGCCCATGGTTCGAATGTTCCGAGCCGTTAGGCGCGTCATGGAAGAGCATCCTGACGTGAAGGCAGTCTATCCTATCCATATGAACCCCGAGGTGCGAAGAGCCGCGCATGCCGAGCTAGACGGCTTCGATCGTCTGCGCATCGTCGAGCCCTTGGAAGTCATCGATTTTCACAATTTCATGGCGGCAAGCCACCTTGTTCTCACCGATTCGGGCGGGATCCAGGAAGAGGCGCCAAGCCTTGGCAAGCCCGTGCTCGTCATGCGTGACACGACCGAACGGCCCGAGGGGGTCGCATGCGGGACGCTTCGACTCGTCGGAACCGATGAGGAGCGGATATATCGGGCGTTTACCGAGCTACTTGAGTCAGACGAGGCCTACGAAACGATGTCGCGGGCCTCGAACCCTTACGGGGATGGGCATGCCAGCGAGCGCATAGCCGATGTTTTGGGCGAGAAGGGTGCCAATTGA
- a CDS encoding WecB/TagA/CpsF family glycosyltransferase, translating into MGYPARIEIMGAPIDPYTMEQTVSRTKDFVETGVFAHLAGVNADKLLQMRSDQTMDRMIRQCEIVNADGASMVMAARRLGIDIPERVAGIDLMHELCRLSQSEGYRIFLLGATRDTVETARRKLEESYPGLDICGIMDGYFDDEDFSAVGEEVASSRPNIVFVGITSPKKEHVIEHFRLMGLKGVYVGVGGSFDVISGSIPRAPLWMQRMGLEWLFRMMKEPKRLMRRYVMGNARFMRLVSREIRSKERSGK; encoded by the coding sequence ATGGGCTACCCTGCACGCATCGAGATCATGGGCGCGCCCATAGACCCTTATACCATGGAGCAAACCGTATCCAGAACAAAGGATTTCGTGGAGACGGGAGTGTTCGCGCATCTGGCAGGAGTGAATGCTGACAAGCTGTTGCAGATGCGAAGCGATCAAACAATGGATCGCATGATTAGGCAGTGCGAAATCGTAAATGCCGACGGGGCTTCAATGGTCATGGCTGCGAGAAGGCTGGGCATCGACATCCCGGAGAGGGTTGCGGGAATCGACCTTATGCACGAGCTGTGTCGCTTGTCCCAGAGCGAAGGATACCGGATCTTTCTCCTCGGAGCTACGCGGGACACGGTGGAGACCGCCCGCCGGAAGTTAGAGGAAAGCTATCCAGGACTTGACATCTGTGGGATCATGGACGGCTATTTCGACGATGAAGATTTTAGTGCAGTCGGAGAAGAGGTGGCATCCAGCAGGCCGAACATCGTATTTGTAGGCATCACCTCGCCGAAGAAAGAGCATGTTATCGAGCATTTCCGTCTTATGGGTCTAAAGGGGGTCTACGTCGGCGTCGGCGGATCGTTCGACGTGATTTCAGGATCAATCCCCAGAGCTCCTCTTTGGATGCAGAGGATGGGCCTCGAATGGTTATTTAGGATGATGAAGGAGCCAAAGAGGCTGATGAGAAGGTACGTCATGGGAAACGCTCGATTCATGAGGCTTGTGAGCAGGGAGATTCGATCGAAGGAGAGGAGCGGAAAATGA
- a CDS encoding sugar transferase has protein sequence MAASDVAFLAPELVSEAEGPVPVPAPAEGRLGYRFVKRAFDIAFSLCAIAVLLVPSIVLCIAIRVESPGCPIYSQKRVGRIGRGGEVRAFDMYKFRSMHKDADERLAELAELNEADGPLFKIKDDPRVTRIGRFIRKHSIDELPQFLNCLMGQLSCVGPRPPLPSEVTQYDERAMRRLSVKPGLTGYWQVRGRSDTGFEEMVDMDLAYIEERSFLVDLKVVAKTVAAMFNGKGAC, from the coding sequence ATGGCCGCCTCCGACGTGGCGTTCCTGGCGCCCGAGCTGGTGTCGGAGGCCGAGGGCCCCGTGCCCGTCCCTGCGCCGGCGGAAGGACGGTTGGGCTACCGCTTCGTGAAGAGGGCGTTCGACATCGCGTTCTCGCTGTGCGCGATAGCGGTGCTGCTGGTCCCCTCGATCGTCCTCTGCATCGCCATCCGCGTTGAGAGCCCAGGCTGCCCCATCTACTCCCAGAAGCGCGTCGGGCGCATCGGGAGGGGCGGCGAGGTCCGCGCCTTCGACATGTACAAGTTCCGCTCCATGCACAAGGACGCCGACGAGCGCCTGGCGGAGCTCGCAGAGCTCAACGAGGCCGACGGCCCGCTGTTCAAGATCAAGGACGACCCGCGCGTCACGCGCATAGGCCGCTTTATCCGCAAGCACTCCATAGACGAGCTCCCGCAGTTCCTGAACTGCCTCATGGGCCAGCTCTCCTGCGTGGGCCCCAGGCCGCCGCTTCCCTCCGAAGTCACCCAGTACGACGAGCGCGCCATGCGCCGCCTGTCGGTCAAGCCCGGCCTCACCGGCTACTGGCAGGTGCGGGGCCGCAGCGACACCGGTTTCGAGGAGATGGTGGACATGGACCTCGCCTACATCGAGGAAAGGTCGTTCCTGGTTGACCTCAAGGTGGTCGCGAAGACTGTTGCGGCCATGTTCAACGGGAAAGGGGCATGCTAG
- the loaP gene encoding antiterminator LoaP has product MALWYVVQTVGGQEKHVLDLINKLVDEELIQESFIPQYEVKKRIQGVWKMRSEVLLPGYIFVITDQPGKLREALRSVPKFTRLLGNNDVFTPLDDQEVAFINAFTKPDHRVVEFSSGVMEGDEIVILNGPLMNQTGLIKKLDRHKRLAYLEIEILGRVKTVKVGLEIVRKKP; this is encoded by the coding sequence ATGGCATTGTGGTACGTCGTGCAAACGGTCGGCGGCCAGGAAAAGCACGTGCTTGACCTGATCAACAAGCTTGTCGACGAAGAGCTGATCCAAGAATCCTTCATCCCCCAGTACGAAGTCAAAAAGCGCATCCAGGGCGTATGGAAAATGCGTTCAGAAGTGCTGCTACCTGGTTATATTTTCGTAATAACAGACCAGCCTGGAAAGCTGCGTGAGGCGTTGCGAAGCGTCCCCAAGTTCACTAGGCTCCTCGGCAACAACGATGTGTTCACTCCTCTCGACGATCAAGAAGTCGCCTTCATCAACGCGTTCACCAAGCCTGACCACCGCGTGGTCGAGTTCTCGAGCGGCGTGATGGAAGGGGACGAGATCGTGATCCTCAACGGCCCGCTGATGAACCAGACGGGTCTCATCAAGAAGCTCGATCGCCACAAGCGCCTGGCGTATCTGGAGATAGAGATTCTTGGTCGTGTGAAAACCGTCAAAGTCGGATTAGAGATTGTTCGAAAGAAACCCTGA
- a CDS encoding CpsB/CapC family capsule biosynthesis tyrosine phosphatase — MRDLHCHILPGVDDGARNLDESLAMLEAAKAAGITSIVCTPHVRDPYFDYDAMWDAYELLVAHADGFPLTMGFEVNHSKLMQLGMEWAEHLHFDGTNEFLLELSTRAGKPDFEIYERTIFELQGMGYQVIIAHPERYRAIQEDVEVARGLVKMGCKLQASADFIAGGRMGAERKPAKRLFDENLYAYIASDAHRVEHYGYFAEAKRTYRTRGAHARL; from the coding sequence ATGAGGGATTTGCATTGCCATATCCTTCCCGGCGTCGACGACGGTGCGCGCAACCTGGACGAGTCTCTGGCCATGCTGGAGGCTGCCAAGGCTGCGGGAATCACGTCTATCGTGTGTACCCCGCATGTGCGCGATCCCTACTTCGACTACGACGCGATGTGGGATGCTTACGAGTTGCTCGTGGCGCACGCTGACGGGTTCCCGCTGACGATGGGCTTCGAGGTGAACCATTCCAAGCTTATGCAATTGGGCATGGAATGGGCCGAGCATCTGCACTTCGACGGCACGAACGAGTTTTTATTGGAGCTGTCTACGAGGGCGGGCAAGCCCGACTTCGAGATATACGAACGGACCATCTTCGAACTGCAGGGGATGGGCTACCAAGTGATCATCGCTCATCCCGAGCGCTATCGCGCCATCCAGGAGGATGTCGAGGTGGCGCGCGGTCTGGTGAAGATGGGTTGCAAGCTGCAAGCGTCGGCCGATTTCATTGCCGGCGGTCGCATGGGAGCCGAGCGCAAGCCCGCCAAGCGCCTGTTCGACGAGAACCTGTACGCGTACATCGCAAGCGATGCGCATCGGGTGGAGCACTACGGCTACTTCGCCGAAGCGAAGCGGACGTACCGAACGCGAGGAGCGCATGCGCGTCTGTAG
- a CDS encoding CpsD/CapB family tyrosine-protein kinase, which translates to MAKKKKQASNMLEVQNAAKTLFANIRFMSPDNPIRSIVMTSSVPNEGKSTCSVELARAIATSGKTVLLVEADMRRRTLASLLNVRPAAGVYAVLTDAAPLKTAVTPTQTPNLFFLDVEPNIPNPADIISSKRYQKLVATLEDSYDYVIYDMPPVGTFVDAAILSTLVDGTVLVVKPGSTKRSELVDACEQLKKADANILGICATFCEGTGSEYYYAYYTKDGGRLKDDGDVAALQAETRTPVPTAGRRAPRGAQGSPVPAGGRGGFAKDPVAGRGRRA; encoded by the coding sequence ATGGCTAAGAAAAAGAAGCAGGCGTCCAACATGCTCGAGGTGCAGAACGCGGCGAAGACGCTTTTTGCGAACATCCGCTTCATGTCGCCCGACAACCCCATCCGCTCCATCGTCATGACGAGTTCGGTGCCGAACGAGGGCAAGTCCACGTGCTCCGTGGAGCTGGCTCGCGCTATTGCCACGTCGGGCAAGACGGTGCTGCTCGTGGAGGCCGACATGCGGCGTCGCACGCTTGCCAGCCTGCTGAACGTGCGTCCTGCGGCGGGCGTGTACGCCGTCCTCACCGATGCGGCACCGCTCAAGACGGCCGTCACGCCGACGCAGACTCCCAACCTGTTCTTCCTCGACGTCGAGCCGAACATACCCAACCCGGCCGACATCATCTCATCCAAGCGGTACCAGAAGCTGGTTGCCACGCTGGAGGACAGCTACGATTATGTGATTTACGACATGCCGCCGGTCGGCACCTTCGTCGATGCCGCCATCCTGTCCACGTTGGTGGACGGCACGGTGTTGGTGGTCAAGCCCGGCTCGACGAAGCGTTCCGAGCTGGTGGACGCGTGCGAGCAGCTGAAGAAGGCAGATGCCAACATCCTCGGCATCTGCGCCACGTTCTGCGAAGGCACCGGTTCCGAATACTATTACGCGTACTATACCAAGGACGGCGGACGGTTGAAGGACGACGGCGATGTTGCCGCGCTGCAGGCCGAGACGCGCACGCCGGTTCCCACGGCCGGGCGTCGTGCGCCCCGCGGTGCGCAGGGCAGCCCCGTTCCTGCAGGCGGTCGCGGCGGATTCGCTAAGGATCCCGTGGCAGGAAGAGGGCGTAGGGCCTGA
- a CDS encoding YveK family protein: MTLLELFKLLRKHLALVVVLPVVLAIATAGFSWGLMQNQYTATVSVYVLTAKDDASSSSTTAYNDLTASQLMANDIATLAKSETVQKRTAEALGMSSLSGYKISVEAGTTTRVISISVTAGKPDAAAIVANEISTVLSTTAQSVMGVESVNVVDAAEVPTDPSGPPRAMYTAVAFLAGIFLAVAIVVVLDMLNTRVRNPEEAEELLGIPVIGRIPTIKG, translated from the coding sequence ATGACACTGCTCGAACTATTCAAACTGCTGCGCAAGCACCTGGCCCTGGTGGTGGTGCTGCCCGTCGTGCTCGCGATCGCGACGGCAGGCTTCAGTTGGGGTCTCATGCAGAACCAGTACACGGCCACGGTGTCCGTGTACGTGCTGACTGCGAAGGACGACGCGAGCTCTTCGAGCACCACCGCGTACAACGACCTCACCGCCAGCCAGCTCATGGCGAACGACATAGCGACTTTGGCGAAGTCGGAGACCGTGCAGAAGCGCACGGCCGAGGCTCTTGGCATGTCTTCGCTCAGCGGATACAAGATTTCCGTCGAAGCGGGCACCACCACGCGCGTCATCAGCATCTCGGTGACGGCGGGCAAGCCCGATGCGGCTGCCATCGTCGCCAATGAGATATCCACCGTTCTGTCCACCACCGCGCAAAGCGTCATGGGCGTCGAGAGCGTCAACGTGGTCGACGCGGCCGAGGTTCCCACGGATCCCTCGGGCCCGCCGCGCGCCATGTACACGGCGGTCGCGTTTCTCGCGGGCATCTTCCTGGCAGTGGCCATCGTGGTGGTGCTGGATATGTTGAACACGCGGGTGCGCAACCCTGAAGAAGCTGAAGAACTGCTGGGCATTCCGGTCATCGGCCGTATCCCCACGATCAAGGGTTAG